In a genomic window of Micromonospora cremea:
- a CDS encoding AAA family ATPase, with protein MAWDQSLLDQVFDRLAESNVADDVIDLVLAAYVGDAALDGVLAGEAVDLPERDPALRPRPRPLYLESITVAGFRGVGPQQALRLQPHAGLTLVVGRNGSGKSSYAEAVELALTGDSARWADRNSVFKDGWRNLHCGSPCEVEVQLRAEGANKPIRVRRNWHDEHTQAHQGIGSVLTDDGERYTETAEMGWREPLDTYRPFLTASDLGRLVTSTPSGLFDALAPILGMDPVVEADKRLMRVRRELNEQITSVKTARDALRTALVGVDDHRAQAIAALLAKRTVDLNALDQLLADAGSDTNDPLAVAARRVVAVALPDHGYAIEVANELAAAAAQIAELSTTRAGTADQATQVLRMAVAFHDEHGESLCPVCGSGALDAAWRARAGDTLDQLQRDTVAVDQAHRRLQDAQSRAARLLDLDRRVSIDDLEAMAAALDQPEAVKRFRTKADELRTPAAELTPEQLAAHLGAAYPPLVEAFAAVQDRTSAWLRQRHDAWREHAASLQDWLNRARTGVENDAKLKRVNAARDWLRSAITALRDQRFEPFAQRSQEIWDELRQESNVELSGMRLDGINNRRKISFPAKVDGTTTSAMAVMSQGELQALGLSVFLPRACADDSPFRFVIIDDPVQSMDPSKVDGLAQVLAGLAQSRQVVVFTHDNRLPEAIRRLRIEATIWAVTRRDESVIEIRKNSDPIERYLNDATAILKAEGLADNARYPLVSGFCRSALEAACHERIRRERISRGERHGDVEELIEKALTLNQVAALALFGDLHQGGKVLGRLNRFGGWAGDAFQACKQGVHKPGTFDLEVLVRDCRRLVEELR; from the coding sequence ATGGCCTGGGACCAATCCCTACTTGACCAGGTTTTCGACCGGTTGGCTGAGAGCAACGTGGCCGACGACGTAATCGACCTCGTCCTTGCGGCCTACGTCGGCGACGCCGCCCTCGACGGAGTCCTCGCCGGCGAGGCCGTCGACCTCCCGGAGCGCGACCCCGCCCTCCGCCCACGGCCGCGACCGCTCTACCTGGAGTCCATCACCGTCGCGGGCTTCCGGGGCGTCGGTCCACAACAGGCTCTCCGGCTCCAGCCGCACGCCGGGCTCACCCTCGTTGTCGGCCGTAACGGCTCCGGCAAGTCCAGCTATGCGGAGGCCGTCGAGCTCGCCCTCACCGGCGACAGCGCCCGCTGGGCCGACCGCAACAGCGTCTTCAAGGACGGCTGGCGCAACCTGCACTGCGGGTCGCCCTGCGAGGTCGAGGTGCAGCTCCGCGCCGAGGGAGCCAACAAGCCCATTCGCGTACGGCGAAACTGGCACGACGAACACACCCAGGCCCACCAAGGCATCGGCAGCGTCCTGACGGACGACGGGGAGCGCTACACGGAGACGGCGGAGATGGGCTGGCGCGAGCCACTCGACACGTACCGCCCCTTCCTCACCGCGAGCGATCTCGGCCGCCTCGTCACCTCCACCCCCAGTGGCCTCTTCGACGCCCTCGCACCGATCCTCGGCATGGATCCGGTCGTCGAGGCGGACAAGCGGCTGATGCGGGTCCGACGGGAGCTCAACGAGCAGATCACGTCGGTCAAGACGGCGCGCGATGCGCTGCGTACGGCGCTCGTGGGGGTCGACGACCATCGGGCGCAGGCCATCGCCGCGCTCCTGGCGAAGCGAACCGTCGATCTCAACGCTCTCGACCAGCTACTCGCCGACGCCGGAAGCGACACCAACGACCCGCTCGCCGTGGCGGCCCGCCGCGTGGTCGCCGTCGCTCTCCCCGACCACGGATACGCCATCGAGGTTGCGAACGAGCTCGCCGCCGCGGCGGCCCAGATCGCGGAGCTCTCCACCACCCGCGCCGGCACCGCGGACCAGGCGACCCAAGTGCTACGGATGGCCGTCGCCTTTCATGACGAACACGGCGAGAGCCTCTGTCCGGTCTGCGGCAGCGGAGCACTGGATGCCGCCTGGCGCGCTCGTGCCGGCGACACTCTGGATCAGCTTCAGCGCGACACCGTCGCCGTTGACCAGGCGCACCGCCGGCTGCAGGACGCGCAGTCCCGCGCCGCGCGGCTGCTCGATCTCGACCGGCGGGTCAGCATCGACGACCTGGAGGCGATGGCCGCCGCCCTCGACCAGCCGGAGGCGGTGAAGCGGTTCCGCACGAAGGCCGACGAGCTGCGCACCCCCGCTGCCGAACTCACCCCCGAGCAACTCGCGGCGCACCTAGGGGCGGCGTATCCGCCGCTGGTCGAGGCGTTCGCGGCGGTGCAGGACAGGACGAGCGCCTGGCTGCGGCAGCGCCACGACGCCTGGCGTGAGCATGCCGCCTCGTTGCAGGACTGGCTCAACCGGGCCCGCACCGGCGTCGAGAACGACGCGAAGCTGAAGCGGGTCAACGCCGCCCGGGACTGGCTGCGGAGCGCGATCACCGCGCTGCGCGACCAGCGGTTCGAGCCCTTCGCCCAGCGCTCACAGGAGATCTGGGACGAGCTGCGTCAGGAGAGCAACGTCGAGCTGAGTGGGATGCGGCTCGACGGCATCAACAACCGCCGCAAGATTTCCTTCCCGGCCAAGGTCGACGGCACTACGACATCCGCGATGGCGGTCATGAGCCAGGGCGAGCTCCAGGCGCTCGGCCTGTCCGTGTTCCTGCCCCGCGCGTGCGCCGACGACAGCCCGTTCCGGTTCGTCATCATCGACGACCCGGTGCAGAGCATGGACCCGTCGAAGGTCGACGGCCTGGCGCAGGTGCTGGCCGGCTTGGCGCAGAGCCGGCAGGTCGTGGTGTTCACCCACGACAACCGGCTACCGGAAGCGATCCGCCGGCTGCGCATCGAGGCCACCATCTGGGCGGTCACCCGGCGCGACGAGTCCGTGATCGAGATCCGGAAGAACAGCGACCCGATCGAGCGGTACCTCAACGATGCCACCGCGATCCTCAAGGCGGAGGGGCTGGCCGACAACGCCCGCTACCCGCTGGTGTCCGGCTTCTGTCGGTCGGCGTTGGAGGCGGCGTGCCACGAGCGGATCCGACGGGAGCGCATCAGCCGCGGCGAACGGCACGGCGACGTCGAGGAGCTCATCGAGAAGGCGCTGACGCTCAACCAGGTGGCCGCCCTGGCGCTCTTCGGTGACCTGCACCAGGGCGGCAAGGTTCTCGGCCGGCTCAACAGGTTCGGCGGGTGGGCCGGTGACGCGTTCCAGGCCTGCAAGCAGGGCGTACACAAGCCCGGAACGTTCGATCTTGAGGTGCTCGTCCGTGACTGCCGCCGCCTCGTCGAGGAGTTGCGATGA
- a CDS encoding GmrSD restriction endonuclease domain-containing protein, giving the protein MSKLGTILDQIDSGIVLLPEFQRGYVWNRDQVRGLMRSLYLGFPVGGLLVWETEADHGSVRGSDHVGGGVKHLLLDGQQRITSLYGVVRGKPPAFFEGDPAAFTGLRFNVEEETFEFYAPAKMRDDPTWVDVTELFIDGIEPQIGNLTSHPDTMPHFATYMGRLIRLRNILEREFHQEKITGADKGVDVVVDIFNRVNSGGTKLSKGDLALAKICADWPEARSTMRKHLGTWSTAGFQFNLDWLLRNVNAVATGRAQFESLEGVGSGDFAQALTSSERYISGFLDVISGRLGLDHDRVLMGRYAFPVVSRFLHLNGGTFADATQRDRMLFWYIHAALWGRFAGSTETILTQDYDTVARSGIDGLITSLTRWRGGNLVIDGQDFEGFGRGSRFYPLLYLLTRVLGARDFGSGLELKSEMLGHLTSLQVHHIFPKALLYKHGYGRSEVNAVANFSFLTQQTNLAIGKRPPEEYFAETEQKHPGALESQWIPTDPQLWRPDRYLDFLAARRELLANAANGFLAGLRDGTKPAAEPLRPVVVVSEEEVDDVRAGQVKALVEELVAAGCAEPALDSEIADPATGRLLGVAEAYWPDGLQPGLGNPVVLELDANPELARMEELGYEVFTSVDALRGYVARRNEQAAGLADPEPLVEERDTGAQTTTGSESAPVVLAQSGGDQGTVPDFERAMRGVYETARREAGYNATYFLGMVAEHGGLATAKKLLASPVVSDGFAALWERGRLDLTVEALVVMDEHESLFTPHELDIARHRLRQFDFDTTARR; this is encoded by the coding sequence TTGAGCAAGTTGGGCACCATCCTCGACCAGATTGACTCGGGCATCGTGCTGTTACCCGAGTTCCAGCGCGGCTACGTGTGGAACCGGGATCAGGTACGCGGCCTGATGCGCTCGCTTTACCTCGGCTTCCCCGTCGGCGGGCTGCTGGTATGGGAGACGGAAGCCGACCACGGCTCGGTACGGGGCAGCGACCACGTCGGTGGCGGGGTGAAGCATCTGCTCCTCGACGGGCAGCAGCGGATCACCTCCCTCTACGGGGTGGTCCGTGGCAAGCCGCCGGCGTTCTTCGAGGGGGACCCGGCCGCCTTCACCGGCCTGCGGTTCAACGTCGAGGAGGAGACCTTCGAGTTCTACGCGCCGGCGAAGATGAGGGACGACCCCACCTGGGTCGACGTCACCGAGCTTTTCATCGACGGCATCGAACCGCAGATCGGCAACCTCACGTCGCACCCGGACACCATGCCGCACTTCGCGACGTACATGGGTCGGCTCATCCGGCTGCGCAACATCCTCGAGCGCGAGTTCCACCAGGAGAAGATCACCGGCGCGGACAAGGGCGTCGACGTGGTCGTCGACATCTTCAACCGGGTCAACTCGGGCGGCACCAAGCTCTCCAAGGGTGACCTGGCGCTGGCGAAGATCTGCGCCGACTGGCCCGAGGCTCGCTCGACGATGCGCAAACACCTGGGCACCTGGTCGACCGCCGGGTTCCAGTTCAACCTCGACTGGCTGCTGCGCAACGTCAACGCGGTAGCGACGGGCCGGGCCCAGTTCGAGTCCCTGGAGGGAGTCGGCTCGGGTGACTTCGCGCAGGCGCTCACCTCCAGCGAGCGCTATATCAGCGGCTTCCTCGATGTGATCTCCGGCCGGCTCGGCCTGGACCACGACCGGGTGCTGATGGGCCGCTACGCCTTCCCGGTGGTCTCCCGCTTCCTGCACCTCAACGGCGGCACGTTCGCCGACGCCACCCAGCGCGACCGGATGCTCTTCTGGTACATCCACGCCGCCCTGTGGGGACGCTTCGCCGGCTCCACCGAGACGATCCTGACCCAGGACTACGACACGGTCGCCCGCAGCGGCATCGACGGCCTGATCACCAGCCTGACCCGTTGGCGCGGCGGCAACCTGGTGATCGACGGCCAGGACTTCGAGGGCTTCGGCCGCGGCTCCCGCTTCTACCCCCTGCTCTACCTGCTCACCCGGGTGCTCGGCGCCCGTGACTTCGGCTCCGGCCTGGAACTCAAGAGCGAGATGCTGGGCCACCTCACCTCGCTGCAGGTGCACCACATCTTCCCCAAGGCGCTGCTGTACAAGCACGGCTACGGCCGGTCCGAGGTCAACGCCGTCGCGAACTTCTCCTTCCTGACCCAGCAGACCAACCTTGCGATCGGCAAGCGGCCGCCGGAGGAGTACTTCGCCGAGACCGAGCAGAAGCATCCGGGCGCGCTCGAATCCCAGTGGATCCCGACCGACCCGCAGCTCTGGCGGCCCGACCGCTACCTGGACTTCCTCGCCGCCCGCCGGGAGCTGCTGGCCAACGCCGCCAACGGATTCCTCGCCGGCCTCCGGGACGGCACGAAGCCGGCCGCCGAGCCGCTGCGACCGGTGGTCGTGGTCAGCGAGGAAGAGGTCGACGACGTCCGCGCCGGGCAGGTGAAGGCCCTCGTCGAGGAGCTGGTGGCGGCGGGCTGCGCCGAACCCGCCCTCGACAGCGAGATCGCCGACCCCGCCACCGGTCGTCTGCTGGGCGTGGCGGAGGCGTACTGGCCGGACGGCCTGCAGCCAGGGCTGGGTAACCCGGTCGTGCTGGAGCTGGACGCCAACCCCGAGCTGGCCCGGATGGAGGAGCTCGGCTACGAGGTCTTCACCTCGGTCGACGCCCTGCGTGGTTACGTAGCGCGGCGCAATGAGCAGGCGGCGGGACTCGCCGATCCTGAGCCGCTCGTCGAGGAGCGGGACACCGGCGCCCAGACGACCACCGGTTCGGAGAGCGCGCCGGTCGTGCTGGCCCAGTCCGGCGGCGACCAGGGGACGGTCCCGGACTTCGAGCGGGCGATGCGCGGGGTATACGAGACGGCGCGGCGCGAGGCCGGCTACAACGCCACCTACTTCCTCGGCATGGTCGCCGAGCACGGCGGGCTCGCCACCGCCAAGAAGCTGCTCGCCAGCCCGGTGGTGTCCGACGGGTTCGCGGCGCTGTGGGAGCGCGGGCGACTCGACCTGACGGTGGAGGCCCTGGTGGTCATGGACGAGCACGAGTCGCTCTTCACGCCCCACGAGCTCGACATCGCCCGGCACCGACTGCGGCAGTTCGACTTCGACACCACGGCGCGGCGGTGA
- a CDS encoding AAA domain-containing protein, with protein MTTLLRPDAPADPPSVQAERVITEVLADLRSGLHRGVVVDSPPGAGKSTLVVRAAAELARAGEPLIVIAQTNEQVDDLIDRLAQKAPDLHIGRLSATDYTATDRIKQYATVRVAAKVADLGGPSVIIGTAAKWSMVSEGCWPWAIVDEAYQMRSDALLRVAGRFERALFVGDPGQLDPFSTVDTERWTGLTWDPMQSAVAALLRHNPDLPVHRLPVSWRLPPSAAPVVAQAFYPFTGFQAGTTAGERSLSFTTTGFGHGPVDAAVETAAATGWALYELPARHTLRTDAEAAAACAALARRVLERGVVAVSEREPGGAPVTAERIAIGAAHRDQVAAIRAQLGAAGAGITVDTANRLQGREYDVTIVLHPLSGRRDATAFHLESGRLCVLTSRHRQACIVVARAGIAELLDAHPSVEPVHLNVPVKFPDGWEANQSVLAHLKACASKGRHGGALNRGGQRGLFDR; from the coding sequence ATGACCACCCTGCTCCGGCCGGACGCGCCGGCGGACCCGCCGTCGGTCCAGGCCGAGCGCGTCATCACCGAGGTGCTGGCCGACCTGCGTTCCGGCCTGCACCGCGGCGTCGTGGTCGACTCGCCTCCCGGGGCCGGCAAGTCGACCCTCGTCGTCCGCGCTGCCGCCGAACTGGCCCGCGCCGGCGAGCCGCTGATCGTAATCGCGCAGACCAACGAGCAGGTCGACGACCTGATCGACCGCCTCGCGCAGAAGGCGCCCGACCTGCACATCGGGCGGCTCTCAGCGACCGACTACACGGCAACCGACCGGATCAAGCAGTACGCCACGGTCCGGGTCGCCGCCAAGGTCGCCGACCTCGGTGGTCCGTCCGTGATCATCGGTACGGCCGCGAAGTGGTCGATGGTGTCCGAGGGCTGCTGGCCCTGGGCGATCGTCGACGAGGCGTACCAGATGCGGTCGGACGCGCTGCTGCGCGTGGCCGGCCGGTTCGAGCGGGCGCTCTTCGTCGGCGACCCCGGCCAGCTCGACCCGTTCTCCACCGTCGACACCGAGCGGTGGACCGGGCTGACCTGGGACCCGATGCAGTCCGCGGTGGCGGCGCTGCTGCGGCACAACCCCGACCTGCCGGTGCACCGGCTGCCGGTGTCGTGGCGACTGCCTCCCTCGGCGGCGCCGGTGGTGGCCCAGGCGTTCTACCCCTTCACCGGGTTCCAGGCCGGGACGACCGCTGGTGAGAGGTCGCTGTCGTTCACCACGACGGGGTTCGGGCATGGGCCGGTCGACGCGGCCGTGGAGACGGCGGCGGCGACCGGGTGGGCGCTGTATGAGCTGCCGGCCCGGCACACGCTGCGGACCGATGCGGAGGCGGCTGCGGCGTGCGCGGCTCTGGCACGGCGGGTGCTGGAGCGGGGGGTGGTGGCGGTGTCGGAGCGGGAGCCGGGTGGAGCGCCGGTTACCGCTGAGCGGATCGCCATCGGGGCGGCGCACCGAGACCAGGTGGCGGCTATCCGCGCGCAGCTCGGCGCGGCTGGAGCGGGCATTACCGTCGACACCGCCAACCGGCTGCAGGGCCGGGAGTACGACGTGACGATCGTGCTTCATCCCCTGTCGGGGCGACGGGACGCAACCGCGTTCCACCTGGAGTCGGGGCGGCTCTGCGTGCTCACATCCCGGCATCGGCAGGCCTGCATCGTGGTGGCGCGTGCGGGGATCGCCGAGCTGCTGGACGCCCACCCGTCGGTCGAGCCGGTCCACCTCAACGTCCCGGTCAAGTTCCCCGACGGCTGGGAGGCGAACCAGTCGGTGTTGGCGCACTTGAAGGCATGCGCAAGTAAGGGTCGTCATGGCGGCGCCTTGAATCGCGGCGGCCAACGCGGGCTCTTTGACCGATAA
- a CDS encoding helicase-related protein: MTPTSSTGDVTFGYFPDDERIDVALDRGRFARALVLDTPVRSLADQVSECRVLWHTDVELPEGVYWFQGVDDGPIILQVAGGALPGGAMVESPYGLDAEHPLLAAWGWAEELWHKAAMVPAPLFAVNEAVLTHPGGVDVVVRDRKFLREHWTYTVMVEGRQQDVVESRLRPRPQIDAPPMWVTREPTPASRFGATLTRAKLLGKFANTLFSFRATRTTFRPYQFKPVLKLLQTGKARLLIADEVGLGKTIEAGLIWTEMEARGEADRVLVVCPSGLVGKWKEEMEDRFEFELTELDSAGLKSFLERHQQNRLPARQAYICSLERLRTWGGLEDLQVVPPEFDLVIVDEAHSMRNQDTKNYALGTELADWAANLVFLTATPINLREQDLLNLLELLVPEDYGSTLDLQLRLEPNRIINAVTARLGEKGVRGRDLIAQLDELRTTSLGGALMRRPDFGLLRDVLAKDQMTPRGIVDAKRYLAGLNTLSTVITRTKKVEVDDHKAKRTENRQEIEWTNAEFDFYKEYVQWCVNRAAAMDSNLYFAMQMPLRLASACLPMARQAVLDPDTFGDITDADSDAAAYRLEPHAELVAAAQRLPEHVDTKFDALQEVLRGLHQQERRALLFTHSRPTLAYLAGRLGTEFKVAVMHGGVSREARRQIMGDFRARAYDFVLANRVASEGLDFEFCSAVINYDLPWNPMEIEQRIGRIDRIGQKEETILVVNFVNEETIDERILARLLDRIEIFESSIGALEPIISAQAPKALQAGFDFTLTEEQRDQKLHEALTAIEEQRAGLRDVSDASSALLVSNDVDVAGLEDDLVRTGRYIGQRELALLLDDWARTDAATGVRFAPDGLTLELRGNATMAARVDDLAKSAQRSRTETRSISAQLRNELPVTLVLDQEHARTHGGTLLTATSPLTMAAAAIPGHRQARFASLRITADSDEVAPGTYVVVLATAATASRRGDEIWGAAVTQAGRNAGDGSVDALLAALAEGKFVDAPLPTIDRLPTLAERAMNRLHLRHLDEQDRRDGEFDALKEARIVTVTAQHERKLATIRKRIETALARGRGQRVLAGFRGQERRAEEKFAALLEDIRTASQPEIRLEPLAACVVQIVDRMETG; this comes from the coding sequence GTGACACCCACCTCATCGACTGGTGATGTGACGTTCGGCTATTTCCCCGACGACGAGCGAATCGACGTCGCGCTCGACCGCGGTCGGTTCGCGCGCGCGCTCGTTTTGGACACGCCCGTGCGGTCGCTCGCCGACCAGGTGAGCGAGTGCCGGGTGCTGTGGCACACGGACGTGGAACTGCCCGAGGGCGTCTACTGGTTCCAAGGGGTCGACGACGGACCGATCATCCTGCAGGTCGCCGGCGGTGCCCTGCCGGGTGGCGCCATGGTGGAGTCCCCCTACGGCCTCGACGCCGAGCATCCGCTACTCGCCGCGTGGGGCTGGGCGGAGGAGCTGTGGCACAAGGCCGCGATGGTCCCTGCTCCGCTCTTCGCCGTCAACGAGGCTGTCCTCACTCACCCCGGTGGCGTGGACGTGGTGGTGCGCGACCGCAAGTTCCTCCGCGAGCACTGGACCTACACGGTGATGGTCGAAGGCCGCCAGCAGGACGTCGTGGAGTCGCGGCTGCGGCCACGTCCGCAGATCGACGCCCCGCCGATGTGGGTGACCCGCGAACCGACCCCGGCGAGCAGGTTCGGTGCCACGCTGACCCGCGCGAAGCTGTTGGGCAAGTTCGCCAACACGCTTTTTTCGTTCCGCGCCACTCGGACGACGTTCCGGCCGTACCAGTTCAAGCCGGTGCTCAAGCTGCTGCAGACCGGCAAGGCAAGGTTGCTGATCGCTGACGAGGTGGGCCTGGGCAAGACCATCGAAGCGGGCCTTATCTGGACCGAAATGGAGGCCCGCGGCGAGGCCGACCGAGTTCTGGTCGTGTGCCCGTCGGGCCTGGTCGGCAAGTGGAAAGAGGAGATGGAGGACCGCTTCGAGTTCGAGCTCACGGAGCTCGACAGTGCGGGCCTGAAGTCTTTTCTCGAGCGCCATCAGCAGAATCGGTTGCCTGCCCGCCAGGCCTACATCTGCAGCCTGGAACGTCTGCGCACGTGGGGCGGGCTGGAGGATCTGCAGGTCGTTCCGCCCGAATTTGACCTGGTGATCGTCGATGAGGCGCACTCCATGCGCAACCAGGACACTAAGAACTACGCGCTCGGCACGGAGCTGGCGGACTGGGCCGCGAACCTGGTCTTTCTTACTGCGACGCCGATCAACCTCCGCGAGCAGGACCTGCTCAACCTGCTCGAACTCCTCGTGCCCGAGGACTACGGGAGCACCCTGGACCTGCAGCTACGGCTGGAGCCCAACCGGATCATCAACGCCGTCACTGCGCGCCTCGGCGAGAAGGGGGTCCGCGGCCGGGATCTGATCGCCCAGCTCGATGAGCTCAGGACCACATCGCTCGGTGGCGCGCTCATGCGGCGGCCCGACTTCGGGCTCCTGCGTGACGTGCTGGCCAAGGACCAGATGACGCCTCGCGGCATCGTCGACGCCAAGCGCTACCTGGCCGGACTGAACACGCTTTCCACCGTCATCACGCGCACCAAGAAGGTCGAGGTCGACGACCACAAGGCCAAACGCACCGAGAACCGGCAGGAAATCGAGTGGACTAACGCGGAGTTCGACTTCTACAAGGAGTACGTCCAGTGGTGCGTTAACCGGGCAGCGGCGATGGACAGCAACCTCTACTTCGCGATGCAGATGCCGCTGCGCCTGGCGAGCGCATGCCTGCCGATGGCGCGTCAGGCGGTGCTCGACCCGGACACCTTCGGCGACATCACCGACGCCGACTCGGATGCCGCCGCCTACCGACTCGAGCCGCACGCCGAGCTTGTCGCGGCCGCCCAGCGCCTACCAGAGCACGTCGACACCAAGTTCGACGCCTTGCAGGAAGTGCTGCGAGGGTTGCACCAGCAGGAGCGGCGGGCGCTACTCTTCACACACTCCCGCCCGACCCTGGCCTACCTCGCCGGCAGGCTCGGCACCGAGTTCAAGGTCGCGGTCATGCACGGCGGAGTCAGCCGCGAGGCGCGGCGCCAGATCATGGGCGACTTCCGTGCCCGTGCCTATGACTTCGTGCTCGCCAACCGGGTGGCCAGCGAAGGTCTGGACTTCGAGTTCTGCTCGGCGGTGATCAACTATGACTTGCCGTGGAACCCCATGGAGATCGAGCAGCGCATCGGCCGCATCGACCGGATCGGGCAGAAGGAGGAGACGATTCTCGTCGTCAACTTCGTCAACGAGGAGACCATCGACGAGCGCATCCTTGCCCGCCTGCTGGATCGCATCGAGATCTTCGAGTCGTCCATCGGTGCACTGGAACCCATCATCTCCGCGCAGGCGCCGAAGGCGCTGCAGGCTGGATTCGACTTCACGCTCACCGAAGAGCAGCGGGACCAGAAGCTACATGAGGCGCTGACCGCCATCGAGGAGCAGCGCGCCGGCCTGCGGGACGTCTCGGACGCGTCGAGCGCGCTGCTGGTGAGCAACGACGTCGACGTTGCCGGGCTCGAAGACGACCTGGTGAGGACGGGCCGCTACATCGGGCAGCGTGAGCTTGCTCTGCTGCTCGACGACTGGGCGCGCACCGATGCCGCGACCGGCGTGAGGTTCGCGCCCGACGGCCTCACCCTGGAGCTGCGTGGCAACGCCACCATGGCCGCCCGCGTCGACGATCTCGCCAAGTCCGCGCAGCGCTCCCGCACGGAGACGCGGTCGATCTCCGCCCAACTGCGCAACGAACTGCCGGTCACGCTCGTCCTCGACCAGGAGCACGCCCGCACCCACGGCGGCACCCTGCTCACCGCCACGAGCCCGCTCACTATGGCGGCAGCGGCGATTCCTGGTCACAGGCAGGCACGCTTTGCGTCGCTGCGGATCACGGCAGACTCGGACGAGGTCGCGCCCGGCACCTACGTCGTCGTGCTCGCGACGGCGGCGACCGCGTCCCGGCGTGGTGACGAGATCTGGGGCGCCGCCGTCACCCAGGCCGGGCGCAACGCCGGCGACGGATCCGTAGACGCCCTGCTGGCCGCGCTGGCGGAGGGGAAATTCGTTGATGCGCCGCTGCCCACCATCGACCGGCTTCCCACTCTCGCCGAGCGCGCGATGAACCGGTTGCACCTGCGCCATCTTGATGAGCAGGACAGGCGGGACGGCGAGTTCGATGCATTGAAGGAGGCGCGGATCGTCACGGTCACCGCCCAGCACGAGCGCAAGCTCGCGACGATCCGCAAGCGAATCGAGACTGCCCTGGCACGAGGCCGCGGGCAGAGGGTCCTCGCGGGATTCCGGGGCCAAGAACGCCGGGCGGAGGAGAAGTTCGCCGCATTGCTGGAAGACATTCGCACCGCGAGCCAACCGGAGATCCGGCTGGAGCCGCTCGCCGCATGTGTGGTCCAGATTGTCGACCGGATGGAGACGGGATGA